From the Lolium rigidum isolate FL_2022 chromosome 2, APGP_CSIRO_Lrig_0.1, whole genome shotgun sequence genome, one window contains:
- the LOC124690739 gene encoding auxin-induced protein 6B-like, translated as MQGEEKKGKVKKGWLAVMVDEDQRRFVIPIAYLYHPLFRRLLEAARDTYGYHSSGPLRLPCSVDEFPRLRALVERDTHSYSSSHLVHMAPCTRAKVTS; from the coding sequence ATGCAGGGTGAGGagaagaaggggaaggtgaagaaggggTGGCTGGCGGTGATGGTCGACGAGGACCAGCGGCGGTTCGTCATCCCCATCGCCTACCTCTACCACCCGCTCTTCCGCCGGCTGCTAGAGGCAGCGCGGGACACCTACGGCTACCACTCGTCCGGTCCCCTGCGCCTCCCTTGCTCCGTCGACGAGTTCCCCCGCCTGCGCGCGCTCGTCGAGCGGGACACGCACTCGTACTCGTCGTCGCACCTCGTGCACATGGCCCCGTGCACCCGCGCTAAGGTCACGTCGTAA